In one Burkholderiales bacterium GJ-E10 genomic region, the following are encoded:
- a CDS encoding cytochrome o ubiquinol oxidase subunit I, whose translation MNGSNGMRRLLLGRLSLDAIPYHEPILVGTFVVVALGAIAVLAALTHLRAWGPLWRDWITSTDHKRIGVMYVVLGLIMLLRGFSDAIMMRIQQAISFGSAAGYLPPYHYDQIFTAHGVIMIFFVAMPLVVGLMNFVVPLQIGARDVAFPFLNNFSFWMTAFGAVLIMLSLFVGNFARTGWLAYPPLSEPAYSPDVGVDYYIWSLQVAGVGSLLSGVNMIATIVKMRAPGMDLMRMPVFTWTALCSNILIVAAFPVLTACLALLALDRYVGTHFFTSNGGGSPMMYVNLIWIWGHPEVYILVLPVFGVFSEVVATFCGKRLFGYASMVYASVVITVLSYLVWLHHFFTMGSGASVNAFFGIATMIIAIPTGAKVFNWMFTMYRGRIRYEVPMLWTMGFLITFVVGGMSGVLLAVPPADFILHNSLFLVAHFHNVIIGGVVFGSMAGITYWFPKAFGFRLEPFFGTLSFWFWQIGFYFAFVPLYALGLMGITRRLSHFDDPSLQIWFEVAAFGTALIFLGIGSFLLSIVMGYRRRDRLRDRTGDPWNGRTLEWSTASPPPPYNFAFTPRVHDKDAWHDMKRNGYVRPTEGFIPIHLPHNTAAGFILAALSAACAFGLIWHMWLMAGLAFAALVFAAIRHTFRYDDGFSVSADEVANTERRRTSLQAEHA comes from the coding sequence ATGAACGGATCGAACGGAATGCGGCGGCTTCTGCTCGGCCGCCTGAGCCTGGACGCGATTCCCTACCATGAGCCGATCCTCGTCGGCACCTTCGTGGTGGTCGCGCTCGGCGCCATCGCGGTTCTGGCGGCATTGACCCACTTACGCGCCTGGGGCCCGCTCTGGCGCGACTGGATCACCAGCACCGACCACAAGCGGATCGGCGTGATGTACGTCGTACTCGGCCTGATCATGCTGCTGCGGGGGTTCAGCGACGCGATCATGATGCGCATCCAACAGGCGATCTCGTTCGGAAGCGCTGCCGGCTACCTGCCGCCCTACCACTACGACCAGATCTTCACCGCGCACGGCGTGATCATGATCTTCTTCGTGGCCATGCCCTTGGTCGTCGGCCTGATGAACTTCGTCGTCCCGCTGCAGATCGGCGCCCGCGACGTGGCATTCCCGTTCCTGAACAACTTCAGCTTCTGGATGACCGCATTCGGGGCGGTGCTGATCATGCTCTCGCTGTTCGTCGGAAACTTCGCCCGCACCGGCTGGCTGGCCTACCCCCCGCTGTCGGAGCCGGCATACAGCCCCGATGTCGGCGTCGACTATTACATCTGGTCGCTCCAGGTGGCGGGCGTCGGCTCCCTGCTATCGGGCGTCAACATGATCGCCACGATCGTCAAGATGCGCGCCCCGGGCATGGACCTGATGCGGATGCCGGTGTTCACCTGGACCGCCCTGTGCTCCAACATCCTGATCGTCGCCGCGTTTCCGGTCCTGACCGCATGCCTGGCGCTGCTGGCCCTCGACCGCTACGTCGGTACCCACTTCTTCACCAGCAACGGTGGCGGCAGCCCGATGATGTACGTCAACCTGATCTGGATCTGGGGCCACCCCGAGGTCTACATCCTGGTGCTGCCGGTGTTCGGGGTGTTCTCCGAAGTGGTGGCCACGTTTTGCGGCAAACGACTGTTCGGCTACGCATCCATGGTCTACGCCAGCGTGGTCATCACGGTGCTCTCGTATCTGGTCTGGCTGCACCACTTCTTCACCATGGGATCCGGAGCCAGCGTCAACGCATTTTTCGGGATTGCGACGATGATCATCGCGATCCCCACCGGCGCCAAGGTTTTCAACTGGATGTTCACCATGTACCGCGGCCGCATCCGGTACGAAGTGCCCATGCTCTGGACGATGGGCTTTCTGATCACCTTCGTGGTCGGCGGAATGAGCGGCGTGCTGCTGGCGGTCCCGCCGGCCGACTTCATCCTGCACAACAGCCTGTTCCTGGTTGCGCACTTCCACAACGTCATCATTGGCGGGGTGGTGTTCGGCAGCATGGCCGGCATCACGTACTGGTTTCCGAAGGCGTTCGGATTCCGCCTCGAACCCTTCTTCGGAACGCTCTCGTTCTGGTTCTGGCAGATCGGGTTCTACTTCGCATTCGTTCCGCTCTATGCACTCGGACTGATGGGAATCACCCGTCGCCTGAGCCACTTCGACGATCCGTCGCTGCAGATCTGGTTCGAGGTCGCGGCCTTCGGCACGGCGTTGATTTTCCTGGGGATCGGAAGCTTCCTGCTCAGCATCGTGATGGGCTACCGCCGCCGCGACCGGTTGCGCGATCGCACCGGAGACCCCTGGAACGGCCGGACCCTGGAGTGGTCCACGGCCTCGCCTCCGCCGCCCTACAACTTCGCCTTCACACCGCGGGTGCACGACAAGGATGCCTGGCACGACATGAAGCGGAACGGCTACGTGCGTCCCACGGAGGGGTTCATTCCGATCCACCTGCCCCACAACACCGCAGCCGGGTTCATCCTGGCTGCGCTCAGCGCCGCCTGTGCGTTCGGTCTGATCTGGCACATGTGGCTGATGGCGGGGCTCGCATTCGCGGCGCTCGTCTTCGCCGCCATTCGCCATACCTTCCGCTACGACGACGGCTTCTCGGTCTCCGCGGACGAGGTCGCGAACACCGAGCGCCGACGCACCTCCTTGCAGGCCGAACATGCCTGA
- a CDS encoding cytochrome O ubiquinol oxidase subunit II translates to MEASAGPDINDVTMVSFLRLRSLGIGGTAAIASALLCGCHRTVFDPAGYIARQQGRLVVTSTLLMLLIIFPVILLTLFFAWHYRQSNTEADYRPDWDHSLHLELAIWAAPLLIVIALGALTWIGSHTLDPFRPLHRIDANRTVAADTRPLIVDVVALDWKWLFIYPAQGIAVENEAAAPIDVPIRFRITSESVMNAFFVPALAGQVYAMPGMRSELNAVINHPGDFRGFSSSYSGAGFSHMEFRFLGMTSERFAQWIRQNREAPARLDRETYLRLVRPSIADPVRRYGTIDPAIFRSIVDRCVASPRSCPPPSRAAPSMADGAAQ, encoded by the coding sequence ATGGAGGCTTCGGCGGGCCCGGATATCAACGATGTAACCATGGTCTCTTTCCTGCGCCTGCGGTCCCTGGGTATCGGCGGCACGGCCGCGATCGCTTCCGCCCTGCTATGCGGATGTCACCGGACCGTGTTCGACCCGGCGGGATACATCGCCCGCCAGCAAGGCCGGCTGGTGGTGACCTCCACCTTGCTGATGCTGCTGATCATCTTCCCGGTGATCCTCCTGACGCTGTTCTTCGCCTGGCACTATCGGCAATCGAACACCGAGGCCGACTATCGCCCCGACTGGGACCATTCCCTGCACCTGGAACTGGCGATCTGGGCGGCGCCGCTGCTGATCGTCATCGCGCTGGGCGCGCTCACCTGGATCGGCAGCCACACGCTCGATCCATTCCGGCCATTGCACCGCATCGACGCCAATCGCACGGTCGCCGCCGACACCCGCCCGCTGATCGTCGATGTGGTCGCGCTCGACTGGAAATGGCTGTTCATCTATCCGGCCCAGGGCATTGCGGTGGAGAACGAAGCGGCAGCGCCGATCGACGTGCCGATCCGCTTCCGGATCACCTCCGAATCGGTGATGAACGCGTTTTTCGTCCCCGCGCTTGCCGGCCAGGTCTACGCCATGCCCGGCATGCGCTCCGAACTCAATGCAGTCATCAACCATCCCGGCGACTTCCGCGGCTTCTCCTCCAGCTACAGCGGGGCGGGGTTCTCCCACATGGAGTTCCGGTTCCTGGGCATGACCTCCGAGCGGTTCGCGCAGTGGATCCGGCAGAATCGCGAGGCGCCGGCCCGCCTCGACCGCGAGACGTACCTGCGCCTGGTCCGGCCGAGCATCGCCGACCCGGTCCGCCGCTACGGGACGATCGATCCGGCGATATTCCGATCCATCGTCGACCGCTGCGTCGCCTCGCCTCGATCGTGCCCGCCCCCGTCGCGCGCCGCCCCCTCGATGGCCGACGGAGCCGCGCAATGA
- a CDS encoding membrane transport protein: MNTTQTLDRYGAPDPGLPAGLSAGSSAGSSAGSSEPADAQHALSPDEIAIGVLIGRVSEYFDYFVYGFASVLVFPSLFFPFERPLEGTLWSFTVFSFAFIARPIGSLVFLAIQRRHGRGAKLVTALVLLGTCTAGIAFLPGYAVLGHWSYVLLAAFRTGQGFALGGAWDGLPSLLALSAPPKHRGWYAMMGQLGAPIGFIIACGLFAFLHHSLQPADFLDWGWRYPFFVAFAVNVVTLFARLRLVMTGEFQALFAQRELHPEKAGVLLREQGYVVILGAFGALASYALFHLVTVFALSWIVLYPRQSISQFFRVEIVGAVLGAAGMILSGAIADRIGRRSTLAVLALLIAVFSGFIPRLLGGGSWGQDVFLLLGFSLLGMSYGQAAGSMNDWFAPRFRYTGAALTSDLAWLIGAGFAPVVALGLSAHFGLGYVSLYLLSGSVCTLAALAIGHRMRRG; the protein is encoded by the coding sequence ATGAATACCACCCAAACGCTTGACCGATACGGCGCGCCGGATCCGGGCTTGCCGGCGGGCTTGTCCGCGGGCTCTTCCGCGGGCTCTTCCGCGGGATCTTCCGAACCGGCCGATGCGCAACACGCCCTGTCGCCGGACGAGATTGCGATCGGCGTCCTGATCGGACGGGTGTCGGAATATTTCGACTACTTCGTCTACGGGTTCGCGTCGGTGCTGGTGTTCCCGTCCCTCTTCTTTCCGTTCGAACGCCCGCTCGAGGGAACCCTGTGGTCGTTCACGGTGTTTTCCTTCGCGTTCATCGCGCGGCCGATCGGCTCCCTGGTCTTCCTGGCAATTCAGCGACGACATGGACGGGGCGCAAAGCTCGTCACCGCGCTGGTCCTGCTCGGGACCTGCACGGCGGGGATCGCCTTTCTTCCCGGTTATGCCGTACTGGGCCATTGGTCGTATGTGCTTCTGGCGGCATTCCGCACCGGCCAAGGGTTTGCGCTGGGCGGCGCATGGGATGGGCTGCCGTCGCTGCTGGCGCTCAGCGCGCCGCCGAAGCATCGCGGCTGGTATGCGATGATGGGCCAGCTCGGCGCGCCCATCGGATTCATCATCGCCTGCGGCCTGTTCGCCTTTCTGCACCACTCGCTGCAACCTGCCGACTTCCTCGACTGGGGTTGGCGATATCCGTTTTTCGTCGCCTTCGCCGTCAACGTGGTCACGCTGTTTGCGCGCTTGCGTCTCGTGATGACGGGCGAGTTCCAGGCGCTTTTCGCGCAACGGGAACTGCATCCGGAGAAGGCCGGGGTGCTGTTGCGCGAACAGGGGTACGTGGTGATCCTGGGGGCGTTCGGCGCGCTGGCAAGCTACGCGCTCTTCCATCTGGTCACGGTGTTTGCGCTGTCGTGGATCGTGCTCTACCCGCGCCAGTCGATCAGCCAGTTCTTCCGGGTCGAAATCGTCGGCGCCGTGCTGGGTGCGGCGGGCATGATCCTGTCGGGCGCCATCGCCGACCGCATCGGACGCCGCAGCACGCTGGCCGTGCTGGCGCTCCTCATCGCGGTGTTCAGCGGTTTCATCCCCCGGCTCCTGGGGGGCGGATCCTGGGGACAGGACGTCTTCCTGTTGCTCGGTTTTTCGCTGCTGGGCATGTCGTACGGCCAGGCCGCCGGTTCGATGAACGACTGGTTTGCACCCCGGTTCCGCTATACCGGGGCGGCACTGACCTCCGACCTCGCCTGGCTCATCGGTGCCGGATTCGCCCCCGTCGTCGCATTGGGCCTGTCGGCCCATTTCGGCCTGGGCTACGTCAGCCTGTATCTGCTGTCCGGATCCGTGTGTACGCTGGCCGCGCTGGCGATCGGCCACCGGATGCGCCGCGGCTGA
- a CDS encoding periplasmic solute-binding protein, whose amino-acid sequence MRVPLPPRAPRSGSARSLSVLAAVCILFGAAAASAATANSAERFFPPWSHGKNNPVPVAQRGLNFTVPEVDNLPDFHGNPMIARLTIFVGGNYYFAMAPLVAEFEKEHPEFRGRIYYETIPPGLLADQIHKGGTITVGNMTWTAHADVYAAGMRRVKQMIADGYASGPAVPYVTNTLTIMVPKGNPANVHKLADLGKPGVQLVMPNPAFEGIGRQIKAALHKAGGPSLVKAVYEDKVKNGETILTHIHHRQSPLYLMLGRAQAGVTWQSEAIFQEEAGNPIRRVDIPPAENVTAIYAATVLKRAPHRKAGQMWVDFLRSPKALAIFEHYGFKAYTGARGGK is encoded by the coding sequence ATGCGTGTTCCCCTGCCCCCCCGTGCGCCGCGCAGCGGTTCCGCGCGTAGCCTCTCCGTTCTCGCGGCCGTCTGCATCCTGTTCGGTGCGGCCGCGGCATCGGCGGCCACGGCGAATTCGGCGGAGCGGTTCTTCCCGCCGTGGAGCCACGGCAAGAACAATCCGGTGCCGGTTGCCCAGCGCGGCCTGAACTTCACGGTTCCGGAAGTCGACAACCTGCCCGACTTCCACGGCAATCCGATGATCGCCCGGCTCACGATCTTCGTCGGCGGCAACTACTATTTCGCGATGGCGCCGCTCGTGGCGGAGTTCGAGAAGGAACATCCGGAATTCCGCGGCAGGATCTATTACGAAACGATTCCTCCCGGCCTGCTCGCCGACCAGATCCACAAAGGCGGCACGATCACCGTCGGCAACATGACCTGGACGGCGCATGCCGACGTCTATGCCGCCGGGATGCGGCGGGTGAAGCAGATGATCGCCGACGGCTATGCCAGCGGGCCGGCGGTCCCCTACGTGACCAACACGCTCACCATCATGGTGCCGAAGGGAAATCCCGCGAACGTGCATAAGCTTGCCGATCTCGGCAAGCCCGGGGTGCAACTCGTCATGCCGAACCCCGCGTTCGAAGGCATCGGGCGGCAGATCAAGGCGGCGCTGCACAAGGCGGGCGGCCCGTCGCTGGTCAAGGCGGTGTATGAGGACAAGGTGAAGAACGGAGAAACCATCCTCACCCACATCCATCACCGGCAGTCTCCCTTGTACCTGATGCTCGGCCGTGCTCAGGCGGGCGTGACCTGGCAATCGGAGGCGATCTTCCAGGAGGAGGCCGGCAACCCGATCCGCCGGGTGGATATTCCCCCCGCCGAGAACGTGACGGCGATCTACGCCGCGACCGTGCTCAAGCGGGCGCCGCATCGGAAGGCGGGCCAGATGTGGGTCGATTTCCTGCGCTCGCCCAAGGCGCTGGCCATTTTCGAGCACTACGGATTCAAGGCGTATACGGGCGCACGAGGAGGAAAGTGA
- a CDS encoding putative uncharacterized protein (Precursor) has protein sequence MVLKQKWLSVVSTAALVSVACAFGSPASAADVGHSGYVKPHITHAKYGLMRLVVPLTTDNKKVQGKKLRNIQNGLDAARDWGGKFKVKVVLYAKGLTLLENPEPAFKAQIDKLRHQGVRFEICNNSLREQNVNFHDLYGVTDADIVPSGFAEVVYLQQKRGYSVDPVN, from the coding sequence ATGGTGTTGAAACAAAAGTGGTTGTCGGTGGTGTCGACGGCGGCGTTGGTCTCGGTGGCCTGTGCGTTCGGCAGTCCCGCGTCTGCGGCGGACGTCGGGCATTCCGGATATGTGAAGCCGCATATCACGCACGCGAAGTACGGCCTGATGCGCCTGGTCGTGCCGCTCACCACCGACAACAAGAAGGTTCAGGGCAAGAAGCTGCGCAACATCCAGAACGGACTGGATGCGGCGCGGGATTGGGGCGGCAAGTTCAAGGTGAAGGTCGTGCTGTACGCCAAGGGCCTGACCCTGCTGGAAAACCCCGAGCCGGCATTCAAGGCGCAGATCGACAAGCTGCGTCACCAGGGCGTGCGCTTCGAGATCTGCAACAACTCGCTGCGCGAGCAGAACGTCAACTTCCATGACCTGTACGGCGTGACGGATGCGGACATCGTCCCGTCGGGCTTTGCCGAGGTCGTGTACCTGCAGCAGAAGCGGGGCTATTCGGTCGATCCGGTCAACTGA
- a CDS encoding gluconate 2-dehydrogenase cytochrome c subunit, which yields MWRAGAALFALFGLTPLFAAAADGSAGVSADEAALVQRGAYLARLGDCVACHTAPGGAPMAGGLAMHTPFGVLYSTNITPDKETGIGNYTFAQFDRAVREGVDDDGDNLYPAMPYPSFAKTTPDDMRALYAYFFHGVKPVHRPNETNHLQWPFSMRIGMKFWNMAFLDARAYQADPGQSAEWNRGAYIVQGLGHCGTCHTPRGIGFQEKAMDQSGATGGDYLGGASIDNWYAPSLRDLGTRQDIARFLQTGRNPHTAAYGPMTEVVHHSSQHFTDADLGAVADYLASLSSAPAGASAATSPAEAEHRLYGTAGGLGYVQFCSVCHQLDGNGAGDIFPPLAANSSVVSTDPASVIHVMLSGWRSAQTQRFPRQFAMPSFAALSDAELAQIVNFVRTSWGNHAPRVTADDVGRLRGSIDLPAAKPSTFVMPRFAAMLGRPDSAQLIYGMRLMLDTRNLLPQNVGDALSCASCHLDNGTAAHASPLVGLTAMFPAYSPRAGKVIDFKERINGCMRRSMNGAPLDRDSREMNAMVAFVDWMKGDAVRGKPIPGRGTTKISHALVPDPVNGKRVYHEQCAACHGDNGEGMRRADGSYVFPPLWGDHSYNIGAGMARTYKAAGFIRVNMPVGNTLDFPLGRGGLTDQEAVDVAQYFTHMPRPDFAGKAHDWPNRKHPGDARY from the coding sequence GTGTGGCGGGCGGGAGCCGCCTTGTTTGCGTTGTTCGGCCTGACGCCCTTGTTTGCCGCCGCCGCGGATGGGTCCGCGGGGGTGTCCGCGGACGAGGCTGCGCTGGTCCAGCGCGGCGCCTACCTTGCGCGCCTGGGCGACTGCGTCGCCTGCCATACCGCCCCCGGCGGCGCACCCATGGCCGGCGGGTTGGCGATGCACACGCCGTTCGGCGTGCTGTATTCCACCAACATCACCCCGGACAAGGAAACGGGAATCGGCAACTACACCTTTGCGCAGTTCGATCGGGCGGTGCGGGAAGGCGTCGACGACGATGGTGACAACCTCTATCCCGCGATGCCGTATCCCTCGTTCGCCAAGACGACCCCGGACGACATGCGTGCGCTGTATGCCTATTTCTTCCACGGCGTGAAGCCGGTGCATCGGCCCAACGAGACCAATCACCTCCAGTGGCCGTTCAGCATGCGCATCGGCATGAAGTTCTGGAACATGGCATTCCTCGATGCGCGCGCGTACCAGGCCGATCCCGGCCAGTCCGCGGAATGGAATCGCGGCGCGTACATCGTGCAGGGCCTTGGGCACTGCGGAACCTGCCACACGCCGCGCGGCATCGGATTCCAGGAAAAGGCGATGGACCAGAGCGGCGCCACCGGTGGCGACTATCTCGGCGGCGCGTCGATCGACAACTGGTACGCGCCCAGCCTGCGCGATCTGGGAACGCGGCAGGACATCGCACGCTTTCTGCAGACGGGGCGCAATCCGCATACCGCGGCCTACGGGCCGATGACCGAGGTCGTGCATCACAGTTCGCAGCATTTCACCGATGCCGATCTGGGCGCGGTGGCGGACTATCTTGCGTCGCTTTCGTCCGCGCCGGCGGGCGCATCGGCGGCGACGTCGCCGGCCGAAGCGGAGCATCGCCTGTACGGAACGGCGGGCGGCCTCGGCTACGTGCAGTTCTGTTCCGTGTGCCATCAGCTGGACGGTAATGGTGCCGGCGACATCTTCCCGCCGCTCGCCGCCAACTCCTCGGTGGTGTCGACGGACCCGGCGTCGGTCATCCATGTGATGCTGAGCGGCTGGAGGTCGGCGCAGACGCAGCGCTTCCCGCGGCAGTTCGCGATGCCGTCCTTTGCCGCGCTGTCCGATGCGGAACTGGCGCAGATCGTCAATTTCGTGCGCACGAGCTGGGGCAATCACGCGCCCCGGGTCACCGCCGACGATGTGGGCAGGCTGCGGGGCTCCATCGATCTGCCTGCCGCCAAGCCGTCGACGTTCGTCATGCCGCGGTTTGCGGCGATGCTGGGCCGGCCCGACTCCGCCCAGCTGATCTACGGCATGCGCCTGATGCTCGACACCCGGAACCTGCTGCCGCAGAACGTCGGCGACGCGCTTTCCTGCGCGAGCTGTCATCTGGACAACGGCACCGCGGCGCACGCCTCGCCCCTCGTCGGGCTTACGGCAATGTTCCCGGCGTACTCGCCGCGGGCGGGCAAGGTCATCGACTTCAAGGAGCGCATCAACGGCTGCATGCGGCGCTCGATGAACGGCGCGCCGTTGGACCGCGATTCGCGGGAAATGAATGCGATGGTCGCCTTCGTCGACTGGATGAAGGGGGATGCCGTGCGCGGCAAGCCGATCCCGGGGCGCGGCACGACCAAGATTTCCCATGCGCTCGTGCCCGACCCGGTCAACGGCAAGCGTGTCTACCACGAGCAGTGCGCGGCATGCCATGGCGACAACGGCGAGGGCATGCGGCGCGCCGACGGCAGCTACGTCTTTCCGCCGCTGTGGGGCGACCACAGCTACAACATCGGCGCCGGGATGGCGCGCACCTACAAGGCGGCGGGCTTCATCCGGGTCAACATGCCGGTGGGGAACACGCTCGACTTCCCGCTGGGCCGGGGCGGCCTGACCGATCAGGAGGCGGTGGACGTGGCGCAATATTTCACTCACATGCCGCGCCCGGATTTCGCCGGCAAGGCCCACGATTGGCCGAACCGTAAGCATCCGGGTGATGCGCGCTACTGA
- a CDS encoding copper resistance protein D → MASLYPIFLLLHIASVVVWVGGMFFAYMCLRPVAAQLLEPPQRLRLWRDVFARFFPWVWGAIVLIPVSGMSILIPVGVDNAPSRWFWMLRAGTVMIAIYLYVFFGPYRALRKAVSESDWKAGGAALGRIRRWVGINTILGFVTIAIVTLGRYLPS, encoded by the coding sequence ATGGCCAGTCTCTACCCCATATTCCTGCTGCTGCACATCGCCTCCGTCGTGGTCTGGGTCGGCGGGATGTTCTTCGCCTACATGTGCCTGCGTCCGGTGGCGGCGCAACTGCTGGAGCCGCCGCAACGCCTGCGGCTGTGGCGCGACGTGTTCGCGCGCTTCTTTCCGTGGGTATGGGGGGCGATCGTGCTGATCCCCGTCAGCGGGATGAGCATCCTCATCCCGGTCGGGGTGGACAACGCCCCGTCGCGCTGGTTCTGGATGCTGCGCGCCGGCACCGTCATGATCGCCATTTACCTCTATGTCTTCTTCGGCCCGTACCGCGCGTTGCGCAAGGCGGTCTCCGAGTCCGACTGGAAGGCGGGCGGCGCGGCCTTGGGCCGGATCCGGCGCTGGGTGGGGATCAATACGATCCTCGGGTTCGTGACGATCGCCATCGTGACGCTGGGGCGGTACCTGCCCTCTTGA
- a CDS encoding transport-associated gives MRFRSIVLPLALIAAVTSTGGCVVAIGGAALGSAMVLSDRRSTGIQVEDAEIEHRVNDVITQRFGTATHVDVASYNQRVLLTGNALSAADRAEIERLAAGCRGVRQVINEIRVGTYGGVRSFLADTELAGKVRSALLEQKTLPGGVIQVVCSDGTVYLMGLVGAQEAQTAESAVQRVSGVRRVVALFEVLTDAQLAQYRRGTAQNPSAGPAAVGSGQ, from the coding sequence ATGCGTTTTCGCTCGATAGTCCTGCCCCTGGCCCTGATCGCGGCCGTTACGAGCACCGGGGGCTGTGTCGTCGCCATCGGCGGTGCGGCACTGGGAAGCGCGATGGTGCTCAGCGATCGGCGCTCCACCGGCATCCAGGTGGAAGACGCGGAAATCGAGCACCGGGTCAACGATGTGATCACCCAGCGTTTCGGCACCGCCACCCACGTCGACGTCGCGTCCTACAACCAGCGCGTACTGCTCACCGGCAACGCCCTCTCCGCCGCGGATCGGGCGGAAATCGAGCGCCTGGCCGCGGGCTGCCGCGGCGTGCGGCAAGTCATCAACGAGATCCGCGTCGGCACCTACGGCGGCGTGCGGAGCTTCCTTGCCGACACCGAGCTCGCCGGGAAGGTCCGCTCCGCGCTGCTCGAGCAGAAGACGCTGCCCGGCGGCGTCATCCAGGTCGTATGCAGCGACGGAACGGTCTATCTGATGGGGCTCGTCGGCGCGCAGGAAGCGCAGACCGCCGAATCTGCCGTGCAGCGCGTTTCGGGCGTCCGGCGCGTCGTCGCCCTGTTTGAAGTGCTCACGGACGCGCAGTTGGCGCAATACCGGCGGGGAACCGCGCAAAACCCGAGCGCAGGGCCGGCCGCAGTAGGCTCCGGCCAATAA
- a CDS encoding UPF0102 protein HMPREF0551_2021, which translates to MHAPFRFGRSPLQRRGAQGEDLACAYLARHGLRIIARNVRFRSGEIDIVARDRDALVFVEVRLRSRTGDAAASIDRAKRGKIRRAARRYLCARFGDRWPACRYDAVTVEDGAVSWIRSAFDDEEYF; encoded by the coding sequence ATGCATGCTCCCTTTCGGTTTGGCCGCAGCCCTCTCCAGCGACGCGGAGCGCAAGGAGAGGACCTCGCCTGTGCGTACCTGGCACGGCACGGCCTTCGCATCATTGCACGCAACGTGCGCTTTCGCAGCGGCGAGATCGATATCGTCGCCCGCGACAGGGATGCGCTGGTCTTCGTCGAAGTGCGCCTGCGCAGCCGGACGGGAGATGCCGCCGCCAGCATCGACCGCGCAAAGCGGGGCAAAATACGGCGCGCGGCACGCCGCTATCTGTGCGCGCGATTCGGCGACCGATGGCCGGCGTGTCGATACGACGCGGTGACCGTCGAGGATGGCGCGGTTTCGTGGATCCGCTCCGCGTTTGATGACGAAGAATATTTCTGA
- a CDS encoding ribosomal RNA small subunit methyltransferase I — protein sequence MGEMPAGGPRAGMEDPLWECSGVADQEFPPGLYVVATPLGNAADVTLRALWVLRNADCIAAEDTRTTAPLLARYGIGRPLLAAHRHNEAEAAQRVLARLAQGERVALVSDAGTPAISDPGALVVRAAADAGFRVIPIPGPSSMTAVLSVAGLHPGDVRFIGFPPAAVQARKRKWADLAAEPGAAVLFEAPHRMVQTAEELAAALDPQRGVVLARELTKKFETIVRTTVGNLPAELARAAPRGEYVLVIDAVGRGAPRPQEEIDAATMRWLQALAGALPASRAAAVAAAASGLPRDLLYRALCAGRGREEDPAADSVP from the coding sequence ATGGGAGAGATGCCCGCCGGCGGTCCGCGCGCCGGGATGGAGGACCCGTTGTGGGAGTGCTCGGGGGTTGCCGATCAGGAATTTCCGCCGGGATTGTATGTAGTCGCGACCCCTTTGGGGAATGCCGCCGATGTGACGCTTCGCGCATTGTGGGTATTACGAAACGCCGATTGCATCGCCGCCGAAGACACGCGCACGACTGCGCCCCTGCTGGCGCGGTACGGGATCGGGCGGCCGCTGCTGGCGGCGCATCGCCATAACGAGGCGGAGGCGGCGCAGCGGGTGCTGGCCCGCCTCGCGCAAGGCGAGCGCGTCGCTCTGGTCAGCGATGCCGGCACGCCGGCGATTTCGGATCCCGGCGCCCTGGTGGTGCGGGCGGCGGCGGATGCCGGCTTCCGCGTGATCCCGATTCCCGGGCCGAGCAGCATGACGGCGGTGCTGTCGGTGGCGGGCCTGCACCCCGGCGACGTCCGGTTCATCGGGTTTCCGCCCGCGGCCGTCCAGGCGCGCAAGCGCAAGTGGGCCGATCTCGCGGCGGAGCCGGGCGCGGCGGTGCTGTTCGAGGCGCCGCACCGCATGGTGCAGACTGCGGAGGAATTGGCCGCTGCGCTGGATCCGCAACGCGGTGTCGTGCTGGCCCGCGAGCTGACCAAGAAATTCGAAACCATCGTCCGGACGACCGTCGGCAACCTCCCTGCCGAGCTCGCGCGCGCCGCACCGCGGGGGGAATACGTGCTGGTGATCGATGCGGTCGGGCGGGGTGCGCCGCGGCCTCAGGAGGAAATCGACGCCGCAACGATGCGCTGGCTGCAGGCCCTGGCCGGCGCCCTGCCGGCCTCGCGCGCCGCGGCGGTTGCCGCGGCGGCGAGCGGGCTGCCGCGGGATCTGCTCTATCGCGCGCTCTGCGCCGGCCGCGGCAGGGAGGAGGATCCAGCCGCCGATTCCGTTCCATAG